In Rhodamnia argentea isolate NSW1041297 chromosome 1, ASM2092103v1, whole genome shotgun sequence, the genomic window TCAACAGAAAAGTTTCCATGAATTTTCTTCGAGTTTGAACCTTTGGCAGCAGAAGGCTGCATGTGTGGAGTCACAGTCTGTTGTAGAAGTAGGAAATCTTTAAgcaatgacagaaaaacatggAAACTCCATCAAGGTATTAAAAGCAGCTACTGCAGCATAActgtcaaaaatattttcacctgcCACCACACAGATTCAACTATTCGCAAAAATATCCAGTTTTCAACCCCTTCCAGTGCAACTGTAAAGGCCAATGGATTCTCCCATACATCAGCATGTTCTGACACATCGTATCTGTCTATCccatgaacagaagaaccaaccGATGTTTCCTTATTTACATTATTGCGTCCACATTCTTCACCAAGCAGTTTGCCCGCAGCAAGAGTGATGATTGCTCTCAACATTATTGCATTGGACAACCAGAAAGTTAACCTGCAACAAAAGACAACTAAATGACAATCATTACCTggaaaagaagacaaattgTGGAAAATTCAGCAATTCACTGGATGGGAGTCTGGTTTTCTTGAGTAAATATGATTACACTTTTCTTGTAGAGTACAGTTAGTGACATTATCACATCCTCTTTTACGCAACCCAGTATATCCTGCAGCTTCTGCAAGATAATGGTAGAAGAAATTCTCCTGCTGAAGTAATCACTTGACATGAATCTCACACGACTTATCGACTATTGATACTGAGGAGTCAAGCTCCCATGGTTCGTTTACTATTCCTTTTAACTGACAATAGTTGAATTCACAATAGCATGGCAAGAATATCTGCCAAAATCTGCAAAGTCAAATTGTTCCATCATTACTTTTACTGTTGAGGTTCGAAAGTACCTCGGCACATCATTTCCACATGCCTTAGAGACCAAAACTAGTCCAGAAACAACCGCTCTGGCTGCACTCTCCCGCTTAGATGGAGAATTTAATTTGCAAGCGTGGAAGTAGAATCTAGAAAGTCGCCGAGCTGGAGAATGGACCTTGTTTGAGGAGCTTCCATGCTCAGCAATAACCGAATAAAGGCTAGCCTCAATAGCAGCAGCTTCCCTCAACTCTTCCTCAAGCATAGCAATTCTGTTTTCCAACTTGGCTTCATTGGCAGAAAAGTTTGCCAATTTCTTCTTATCATTTATTGCAGAAAAAGTAGCACTTTCGTCGTCATCTTTGTGTGGGTGAATCCATTTTACCTCTTTTGCAACTGCGCTCTTAACAGGCAGTTTAAAGTTATCAGATGGATTAGATAACAGGTTCAcatctttttcatgttttagttCATTGCTATCAACAAAGTCGCCAATCTCATCTGCAGCATCTCTCAAGAAGGCAACCTCTTTTCTGGTGTCACGCTTTAGAAAACCTGAAGCTACATCTCGAaaatgtttcttctttttcagtgTATGCTCCGCTAGGCCATTTTCTTTCTGTTCATTCTCATCTTTTACTGTCAAGGAACCTAACAGCACATGTAGGGGTGGAGACAGGCCATCTTTATTTGAACTCCAATTGCTTTCATGATCTCGAGAGAGGGTGCTTCTTAAAAACTCTGTGTTATTATTCCCCTTGGAATTTGGAGCATTAGACGATGACCCATTGGAAAAGCTTCCAAAAACATCACCTTCGCTTTCTGCTCGAGAGCCCTCTCTAATCCCATTGCTTTCATCGGGAATTCTCTGACAGAGCTTATAAGCTCTTGGTTTCGGCAAACTTGTGGTTTCCTCGATGTGCAACTCTCTCATATCTTGGAGACCTGTAAATGAGAATTAATATTTGAAGATAGTGGATAGCTTCCATGTATGAGATTAGCCTTTCTTAAGAAATGTGAGAAAAGAAGCGAACCTTGAGCAGAGTTGCTGGTGTCAAGTAAGTCTGTAGATGGTGAAGAAAAGATGGCTTTTCCACGTTCACTTGCTTCAGCCGCAAAATGTTTTTCCTGGCTTGAAGTTGCTACTTCTAGTAGTAGAGCATCTTCTCGATTAGCAACTTGTTTGCCATTATCTGATGTTTTTGGTTCTCTCTGCGCaccaaaaacaacaacaaaatgaaGAATTTATAAGATGCGAAAACTACGTTATCGGTGATGTAATATCCTCGGCTAGCAAGAATCTGTTATGCCCACGATTACTTCAGGAAGCAAACTCCTCACATgctttacacacacacacacacaaacaaaaaagagagagagagagaggctaaagTGTATGAAATATCTGAAGGTTCCTACCAAAAAATGTGTATGCATATTATCCACCATGGTGGAAAATTCGCAAAACAACAACGAACGAGCCcctcaatttgaaatttcaagatCTAGTAATTCAAGCATGAAAGCTATGATGGTGAGTCACACTTCAAGTTCAGGAGTTTGCACACATGGTTGGGTTACCAAACTGGGAAGGGGTTTCTAGATTCCAATGACTATCGTAATAGTTAAACAAAACAAAGCCCATATGTTCATGATATCCCAATTCTCAAGCAATGTATGAGGTCATTGGTCTCTAATGGAAGCAACGTCTACCGGCAATGTCAGCCCCCTTCCTGAACGAGAACTAATGATGAAAAGTTTCTTGACTGGAGTATACAAACTAAATAAGATATCAAAAGAAGTCCACGGCCAAGAGATGACCAGCCGGCTACTAGCAGGACAAATCTCCATcatcaggaaaaataaaaccagCTAAAAGAGTTCTCTTGAAATCATTTCAAGGTACCTTATCATCTTGAGACAGTAAGGTGACAACATTTTCAGGAAGAGAGGTGGAAGTGATTAGCGATGAATGTACAGGAACATCACCATCTAAATCATCATCAGTGAAGGATGAGATCTTAACATCCTCATCATTGCCCTGAGTCGAAACAGATCCGCTTCCAGGCTTTTCAAGAGATACTTCCTTCGAAAGTCCGCTCTTTGGTGAAGAGCTGGAGCTATCCACATCACAGGGCTGAATGCTAATGTAAAGCATAGGTTGTGCCACATTTTTCAAGCTTTTCTTACAGCTCACGGGAATGCTAGCATTTGCAGTCTCTCGAATAACCCCATAATCTGCAAGGTTTATCACAGCAGATCCCAGCAGTTGACCTTTCACTGCCCTGTTCTTTAGGGACTCATATAAAGAGAACTCCAAGCAGTTCTTCTGGAAACTATCACTGCTGCTTCTTCTCTTGGACGTTTCCTTGCACAAAGTAACAGAAAGCTTAAATGATTCGCCAATCACGATCATTCCATCCTCGGCACTGCAAGGGAAGTATCCCGAACTATCGTTGTTTTCCCATTGAACCAAAAGAGATTGAGCTGATCTCAGAGATTGGGGCCAGGGCTTAATCTGTTGTACGTGGATAAGGTAATCGACTTGAAACGCGACGCTTTTTCGGCTCTTTGATCTCAACCCGAGAACCATTTTCAACAGCAAATGCTGATCAAGCCTCAGTTGACATTACCATCCATTGCAGCATTCCTACATCCACAGGATATCCGGATATCAATTCATAGCATAGATAGGATAAAAACCAGGAAGTAGCACAAAATGTGCTCAACAGCAAACACCCAAAAGGATATAGACTCATGCAAGAAGCAGGATGCTTGAAACCAGAAGAGTCTCGCCCTTACccgaagaaagaaggaaagactTAGGCACTGCTGAAacagctcaaactataaaagctacTTGAAGAATGAGAAATtaacccaataaaaaaaaaaaaacactacaaCTCTTAGGTACTGCCACCTTACTCGATCAGTTGATTGATAGTATTTCCATTAGCAGAAGCTTTCCGCTTCATTGCGTCTGAAGTGTAGAGAAACCCAATACAAGAAGATAAAACCAGAGATCAAGCCAATCACCTAACCAGCCCCTAAGCTTTACCTTCTAGAGAGAAAATCAGACGCGGTGTTACCAATATAAAATTCAGAGGAACATAGTAAGGACGCGGTATGCACATCAGCGAGAGCATTTTAAAAACATAAACTAATAAATCCTAGTCAAAATCAATAATCCACCAAACACAAGTCTACAAGATCTGCATTGCACCAGTGGATCTAAAGATAACGAAAAAGAGCAATAGGAATAAGCCATCTCCCTTCCTTTacgaaattaggaaaaaataccaataaaagaaaaaacagataGAAAGCCATCGAAGCAAAATCAGCAAACGCGAAGCTGAGAGACGATGGCAAATGCGAACATCAAAAGACGGTGGAAATTGAAATGCAGGGTATTCACGTACGAGTACCATCGAAGCGAGTCGACCAGTTGTTGTGGAGTCGCcattagagatagagagagaagagtcgCGACACGAGGAATTCTCTGCCGGGGGTGGGGAGAGAGAGCTGTCAGAGCAGAGGCGAGCTGAAATGTCGCAGCTTTTAGATACGAGTGCGCTCTCACGGGTGAAAGCAACAGTGGGAAGCATTTGCTTTTTCAGTGAGAACGGaatctgaaacttgaaaccgaaAAGGAGATGGGAAAAGGGTTTGATTTTCAGAAGAAGATCCCAAAAAAGCTCAGGAATATCTAGGGGCGCATGATTTTAGAGTAAAATCGAAAATAGATCCGTCAATGTAAATTGTAGTTTCCAGAAACTTTCAAAcatgaaagaaaatgattttggcAAGTAGCTTTCAGGTGTCATTTTTAGCGATATTCATGACTAAGATAagtttttgtgtgttttttattttctgtccgGTACGATCCTGCAATATTGACTGTGTAATTTGAAACCAGtagtttgagcttttatttttTACGCTGTCCATgactgaaatttttattttgttaatttttcatattctttataTGTCCGGTTAGAATATTGTAACAGCCAATATtgatcattaaaggtgatgGTTCATtacaattgttcaattaagagTACATGTAAAATCTAAGTAGACCCTAAAAATGACTTTGGAAACACTTGTAATGGGATAGATTCTTGGTTTCGAGGTATGTATGATAACTTTCAACttcaaaaaattagagaacTAATTTCAACGGATTGATTTCACGTGGAATCTAGACCAGCCGTTGAATTGTTCACCCTTTAAAATATCTCACATTtgcaatgcaaaatgcaatgccaGCTCTACTACTTTACTTTTTTAACCcaagaaaaggtgaaaatgagagagagagatagaagttggggataaaattcatttaattataaTTGATATATTCTCATTAAAATAAGTTGGTCACATTATATACCGATTCGTGCCTCAATTGgataaatgacacaaattgttcctgaattttggcccaatatgtaatatgattactaaaatttaatttatttaatgtggttccTAAGCTTTAACATGACATGAAATATcgaccctaaacttttaatttacttaatgtgattcctaaactcttgatacatatttaatttagtccataaacttttaatttgctcaatgtgaTACATGGATTTTAAGATTTATTCGACgtgatccttaaattttagcTTAATATGTAATATCGTTCTCGAACTTTAGGATAACATTACACATtagattaaaattcataaattatttatgtcattgttCCTACTTTGGTTTAATTTTGCCAGGCGACCTCAACACACCCAACGTCACCGATGGCGCTATAAAGATTAAAATGCACTTTGGGATGATTGTGTTTCGAGCAATCATGATTAGATGCATAGGGTTGCGTGCGACGAGAAACCTCACGGGGCCTTCGCTCCCAATTTTTTGTGTAAGTGTAGGTCA contains:
- the LOC115738907 gene encoding uncharacterized protein LOC115738907 isoform X2, encoding MVLGLRSKSRKSVAFQVDYLIHVQQIKPWPQSLRSAQSLLVQWENNDSSGYFPCSAEDGMIVIGESFKLSVTLCKETSKRRSSSDSFQKNCLEFSLYESLKNRAVKGQLLGSAVINLADYGVIRETANASIPVSCKKSLKNVAQPMLYISIQPCDVDSSSSSPKSGLSKEVSLEKPGSGSVSTQGNDEDVKISSFTDDDLDGDVPVHSSLITSTSLPENVVTLLSQDDKREPKTSDNGKQVANREDALLLEVATSSQEKHFAAEASERGKAIFSSPSTDLLDTSNSAQGLQDMRELHIEETTSLPKPRAYKLCQRIPDESNGIREGSRAESEGDVFGSFSNGSSSNAPNSKGNNNTEFLRSTLSRDHESNWSSNKDGLSPPLHVLLGSLTVKDENEQKENGLAEHTLKKKKHFRDVASGFLKRDTRKEVAFLRDAADEIGDFVDSNELKHEKDVNLLSNPSDNFKLPVKSAVAKEVKWIHPHKDDDESATFSAINDKKKLANFSANEAKLENRIAMLEEELREAAAIEASLYSVIAEHGSSSNKVHSPARRLSRFYFHACKLNSPSKRESAARAVVSGLVLVSKACGNDVPRLTFWLSNAIMLRAIITLAAGKLLGEECGRNNVNKETSVGSSVHGIDRYDVSEHADVWENPLAFTVALEGVENWIFLRIVESVWWQTVTPHMQPSAAKGSNSKKIHGNFSVDLWKKAFKDARERLCPIRAGGHECGCLPLLARLVMEQLVGRLDVAMFNAILRGSDDEMPTDPVSDPISDSKVLPIPAGKSGFRPAIQLKNAIGNWSRWLADLFDIDEDDSPEDRNKTDGIKKQEGGTSFKAFPLLNALSDLMKLPLDMLADRSARKEYCPVFGVPLIVRILNNFVPDEYSPDPVPEALIETLDSEDHLDEDEQLITSIPHIASPIAYTPPPASSLGSVIGEMGNQTLSRTGSSVLRKSYTSDDELDELDSPIGSIIHDGGRVSPSSTLPNWMLERRKIVRYRLLKEVWQDGE
- the LOC115738907 gene encoding uncharacterized protein LOC115738907 isoform X1; its protein translation is MVLGLRSKSRKSVAFQVDYLIHVQQIKPWPQSLRSAQSLLVQWENNDSSGYFPCSAEDGMIVIGESFKLSVTLCKETSKRRSSSDSFQKNCLEFSLYESLKNRAVKGQLLGSAVINLADYGVIRETANASIPVSCKKSLKNVAQPMLYISIQPCDVDSSSSSPKSGLSKEVSLEKPGSGSVSTQGNDEDVKISSFTDDDLDGDVPVHSSLITSTSLPENVVTLLSQDDKREPKTSDNGKQVANREDALLLEVATSSQEKHFAAEASERGKAIFSSPSTDLLDTSNSAQGLQDMRELHIEETTSLPKPRAYKLCQRIPDESNGIREGSRAESEGDVFGSFSNGSSSNAPNSKGNNNTEFLRSTLSRDHESNWSSNKDGLSPPLHVLLGSLTVKDENEQKENGLAEHTLKKKKHFRDVASGFLKRDTRKEVAFLRDAADEIGDFVDSNELKHEKDVNLLSNPSDNFKLPVKSAVAKEVKWIHPHKDDDESATFSAINDKKKLANFSANEAKLENRIAMLEEELREAAAIEASLYSVIAEHGSSSNKVHSPARRLSRFYFHACKLNSPSKRESAARAVVSGLVLVSKACGNDVPRLTFWLSNAIMLRAIITLAAGKLLGEECGRNNVNKETSVGSSVHGIDRYDVSEHADVWENPLAFTVALEGVENWIFLRIVESVWWQTVTPHMQPSAAKGSNSKKIHGNFSVDLWKKAFKDARERLCPIRAGGHECGCLPLLARLVMEQLVGRLDVAMFNAILRGSDDEMPTDPVSDPISDSKVLPIPAGKSGFRPAIQLKNAIGNWSRWLADLFDIDEDDSPEDRNKTDGIKKQEGGTSFKAFPLLNALSDLMKLPLDMLADRSARKEYCPVFGVPLIVRILNNFVPDEYSPDPVPEALIETLDSEDHLDEDEQLITSIPHIASPIAYTPPPASSLGSVIGEMGNQTLSRTGSSVLRKSYTSDDELDELDSPIGSIIHDGGRVSPSSTLPNWMLERKSGRKVDRYRLLKVVWSDGE